In Calonectris borealis chromosome 20, bCalBor7.hap1.2, whole genome shotgun sequence, a genomic segment contains:
- the SPATA20 gene encoding spermatogenesis-associated protein 20, which translates to MFAAPLRRARRCTFLTGSVTMATGGTTSPPSIPRHTNRLINEKSPYLLQHAHNPVDWYPWGQEAFDKAKKENKLIFLSVGYSTCHWCHVMEEESFKNKEIGEIMNKNFVCIKVDREERPDVDKVYMTFVQATSGGGGWPMSVWLTPDLKPFVGGTYFPPEDGVHRVGFRTVLLRIAEQWKENKDALLENSQKILEALLHRSEIRVRGQESPPPSKEVMATCFQQLSNSYDEDYGGFSKSPKFPTPVNLNFLFTYWAVHRTTPEGARALQMALHTLKMMAHGGIHDHIGQGFHRYSTDKHWHVPHFEKMLYDQGQLAATYSRAFQISGDEFFADVAQDILLYVSRDLSDQAGGFYSAEDADSYPTTASGEKREGAFCVWAAEEIRALLPDPVEGATEGTTLGDVFIYHYGVKETGNVSPMQDPHQELKGKNVLIVRCSLELTAARFGLELGQLGALLREGRRRLSAARAQRPRPHLDTKMLAAWNGLMISGFAQAGVALAEQKYVSRAAQAAAFLQRHLFDPTSGRLLRSCYRGKDNTVEQSAVPIQGFLEDYVFVIQALFDLYEASLEQGWLEWALQLQHMQDKLFWDPKGFAYFSSEAGDPSLLLRLKDDQDGAEPTANSVTVTNLLRAACYSGHTEWVEKAGQILAAFSERLQKIPITLPEMARAAAVFHHTLKQVIICGDPQGEDTKEMLRCVHSVFSPNKVLMLADGDSAGFLYRQLPFLASLERKDGKATAYLCSNFACSLPVTSPQELRGMLCP; encoded by the exons ATGTTCGCGGCGCCGCTGCGCCGGGCCCGCAG GTGCACGTTTCTAACGGGGAGTGTGACCATGGCCACAGGGGGGACAAccagcccccccagcatccctcgTCACACCAACCGCCTGATTAACGAGAAGTCCCCCTACCTCCTGCAGCATGCTCACAACCCCGTGGATTG GTACCCTTGGGGTCAGGAAGCCTTtgataaagcaaagaaagaaaacaagctgaTATTCCTGTCAG TTGGCTACTCCACCTGCCACTGGTGCCATGTGATGGAGGAGGAGTCCTTCAAGAACAAGGAGATCGGGGAGATTATGAACAAGAACTTCGTGTGCATCAAAGTGGATCGTGAGGAGCGGCCAGATGTGGACAAAGTGTATATGACCTTTGTGCAG GCAACCAGCGGTGGAGGTGGCTGGCCGATGAGCGTCTGGCTGACTCCAGACCTCAAGCCCTTTGTAGGCGGGACGTACTTCCCTCCTGAAGATGGAGTTCATCGCGTTGGCTTTCGGACTGTGCTGCTCCGAATCGCAGAGCAG TGGAAGGAGAACAAAGATGCCCTCTTGGAGAACAGCCAGAAGATCCTGGAAGCATTGCTACACAGGTCCGAGATCCGTGTGCGGGGCCAGGAGTCACCCCCACCATCCAAAGAGGTGATGGCCACCTGTTTCCAGCAGCTCTCCAACTCCTATGATGAGGACTATGGTGGCTTCTCCAAATCCCCCAAGTTCCCCACCCCAG tgaatttgaatttcctcttcacGTACTGGGCTGTGCACCGAACAACTCCAGAAGGTGCCCGGGCACTGCAGATGGCTCTGCATACCCTTAAGATGATGGCCCATGGGGGCATCCATGACCACATCGGTCAG GGGTTTCACCGCTACTCCACCGACAAGCACTGGCATGTCCCTCACTTTGAGAAGATGCTGTATGACCAGGGGCAGCTGGCAGCTACGTATAGCAGAGCATTTCAG ATCTCTGGTGATGAATTCTTTGCCGATGTCGCCCAAGACATTCTGCTCTACGTCTCGCGGGACCTGAGTGACCAG GCAGGAGGTTTCTACAGTGCAGAAGATGCGGATTCCTACCCGACCACTGCATCCGGAGAGAAGCGAGAAGGAGCTTTCTGTGTGTGGGCGGCCGAGGAAATCCGGGCTCTCCTTCCTGACCCTGTCGAGGGGGCCACAGAGGGGACAACCCTGGGAGATGTCTTCATATACCACTACGGAGTGAAGGAGACCGGCAATGTGAGCCCCATGCag GACCCCCATCAGGAGCTGAAGGGCAAGAACGTCCTTATTGTCCGGTGCTCCCTGGAGCTGACGGCGGCCCGGtttgggctggagctggggcagctTGGTGCCCTGTTGCGGGAGGGCCGGCGGAGGCTGTCTGCAGCCCGGGCGCAGCGGCCGCGGCCACACTTGGACACCAAGATGCTGGCGGCGTGGAATG GGCTGATGATCTCAGGCTTTGCCCAGgctggggtggccctggctgagCAGAAGTACGTGAGCCGGGctgcgcaggcagctgccttcctGCAGAGACACCTTTTCGACCCCACCAGTGGGAGGTTGCTGCGGAGCTGCTACCGGGGCAAAGACAACACGGTGGAGCAGAG TGCCGTGCCCATCCAGGGCTTCCTGGAGGATTACGTCTTCGTCATCCAGGCTCTCTTTGATCTGTACGAAGCATcactggagcagggctggctggagtgggccctgcagctccagcataTGCAAGACAAGCTCTTCTGGGACCCCAAAGGCTTTGCGTATTTCTCCAGCGAGGCTGGTGATCCCTCTCTGCTCCTGCGCCTGAAGGATG ACCAAGACGGAGCAGAGCCCACCGCCAACTCTGTCACTGTCACAAACCTGCTCCGAGCAGCTTGTTACTCCGGCCATACGGAGTGGGTGGAAAAAGCCGGGCAGATCTTGGCCGCCTTTTCAGAGAGGCTGCAGAAGATCCCGATAACCCTGCCAGAGATGGCCCGGGCTGCTGCTGTCTTCCATCACACCCTTAAACAG GTCATTATCTGTGGGGACCCCCAAGGAGAAGACACGAAAGAGATGCTGCGCTGCGTCCACTCCGTCTTCAGCCCAAACAAG GTGCTGATGCTAGCAGATGGAGACAGCGCTGGGTTCCTCTACCGCCAGTTGCCTTTCCTTGCGTCCCTGGAGAGGAAGGACGGGAAAGCCACCGCCTATCTCTGCAGCAACTtcgcctgctccctgcccgtcACCTCGCCCCAGGAGTTGCGTGGGATGCTCTGCCCGTGA
- the EPN3 gene encoding epsin-3 isoform X1, with translation MTTSALRRQVKNIVHNYSEAEIKVREATSNDPWGPPSSLMSEIADLTFNTVAFAEVMGMIWRRLNDSGKNWRHVYKALTLLDYLIKTGSEKVTHQCRENLYTIQTLKDFQYVDRDGKDQGINIREKVKQVMALLKDEERLKQERAHALQTKERMALEGMGSGSHQVAYGRRASPYGDDYGRARGSPSSFNSSSSSPRFASDLEQARPQTTGEEELQLQLALAMSREEAEKKPLPPISSTDEERQLQLALALSKEEHEKEVRAWQGENSLMQRAVEETVQGREEEEEEDKMKKSQSSILELADIFGPAPAPSSHTSADPWDMSDMKPKAEPAASAWAGAADPWVPVPAAGGEPLSQASASSQQTSAGPWDFPPSTTAASDPWGKAPLSSGFPPADPWVTASPPTQVSGSTPAADPWGAVAEQPPNPAPGGDAFDLFAKPPEPAEPPEQEPSQPPSSAKSNSPVEPDPFGDLFPSTRQDGAKSFDLASLADSLPESGKERKDCKTPEAFLGPAASSLVNLDSLVAPAPASKTRNPFLSGLSTPSPTNPFSLAEQPKPTLNQMRTSSPVPSLPAGLPANSMTYSASLPLPLSSVPAATAALPASASAFPQAGAFPELPSNLPQPLLPLSGPPAPPGGLNPFL, from the exons ATGACGACCTCGGCGCTGCGCCGGCAGGTGAAAAACATTGTGCACAACTACTCGGAGGCAGAGATCAAGGTGCGGGAGGCCACCTCCAATgatccctggggaccccccagctcctTGATGTCGGAGATCGCCGACCTCACCTTCAACACGGTGGCCTTCGCCGAGGTCATGGGCATGATCTGGCGGCGGCTGAACGACAGCGGCAAGAACTGGCGTCACGTCTACAAAGCCCTCACCCTCCTGGACTACCTCATCAAAACCGGCTCTGAGAAGGTGACCCACCAATGCCGGGAGAACCTCTACACTATCCAGACGCTGAAGGATTTCCAGTATGTGGACCGGGACGGCAAGGACCAGGGCATCAACATCCGAGAGAAGGTGAAGCAGGTGATGGCACTGCTGAAGGACGAGGAGAGGCTGAAGCAGGAGCGGGCACACGCGCTGCAGACCAAGGAGCGCATGGCCCTCGAGGGCATGGGCAGCGGCAGCCACCAGGTCGCCTACGGCCGCCGCGCATCGCCCTACGGCGACGACTATGGCCGGGCGCGGGGCTCACCCTCCTCCTTTAACT CATCATCCTCATCCCCACGGTTCGCCTCCGACCTGGAGCAAGCGAGGCCCCAGACAACGGGCgaggaggagctgcagctgcagcttgcGCTGGCCATGAGtcgggaggaggcagagaag AAGCCACTTCCTCCAATTTCCAGTACAGATGAAGAAAGGCAATTGCAGCTAGCGCTTGCGCTGAGCAAAGAGGAGCACGAGAAG GAGGTGAGGGCTTGGCAAGGGGAGAACTCCCTGATGCAGAGAGCTGTGGAGGAGACTGtccagggcagggaggaagaggaggaagaagacaagATGAAGAAAAGCCAG TCCTCTATCCTGGAGCTGGCAGATATATTCGGACCGGCGCCAGCCCCCTCCAGCCACACGTCTGCTGACCCATGGGATATGTCAG ATATGAAACCCAAAGCGGAGCCGGCAGCCTCTGCCTGGGCTGGTGCAGCTGACCCCTGGGTGCCAGTCCCAGCTGCTGGCGGGGAGCCCCTCTCCCAGGCGAGCGCCTCATCCCAGCAAACCTCCGCTGGGCCCTGGGATTTCCCCCCCAGCACCACTGCAGCCTCTGACCCTTGGGGAAAGGCGCCTTTGTCTTCTGGCTTCCCTCCTGCGGACCCCTGGGTGACGgcatccccccccacccaggtCTCTGGTTCTACGCCAGCTGCCGACCCTTGGGGCGCTGTGGCAGAGCAACCTCCTAACCCTG CTCCAGGGGGGGACGCTTTCGACCTGTTTGCAAAGCCGCCCGAGCCAGCCGAGCCACCGGAGCAGGAGCCCTCGCAGCCACCCTCCTCTGCCAAGTCCAACAGCCCCGTGG AGCCGGACCCCTTTGGCGACCTGttccccagcaccaggcaggacGGGGCGAAGAGCTTCGACCTTGCCAGCCTGGCTGACTCCCTGCCCGAATCCGGCAAGGAGCGGAAGGACTGTAAAACCCCCGAGGCCTtcctcggccccgccgcctcctccctgGTCAACCTGGACTCCCTGGTTGCGCCTGCACCGGCCTCCAAGACGCGCAACCCCTTTCTCTCGG GTCTGAGCACGCCGTCCCCCACCAACCCCTTCAGCCTCGCTGAGCAGCCCAAGCCGACGCTCAACCAGATGCGGACCAGCTCGCCGGTGCCCAGTCTGCCCGCAGGCCTCCCTGCTAACTCCATGACCTACAGCGcgtccctgcctctgcccctcaGCAGCgtccccgccgccaccgccgccctccccgcctcTGCCAGTGCCTTCCCCCAGGCCGGCGCCTTCCCCGAACTCCCCAGCAACTTGCCGCAGCCTTTACTGCCGCtgagcggccccccggccccaccgggGGGGCTCAACCCCTTCCTCTGA
- the EPN3 gene encoding epsin-3 isoform X3 has product MTTSALRRQVKNIVHNYSEAEIKVREATSNDPWGPPSSLMSEIADLTFNTVAFAEVMGMIWRRLNDSGKNWRHVYKALTLLDYLIKTGSEKVTHQCRENLYTIQTLKDFQYVDRDGKDQGINIREKVKQVMALLKDEERLKQERAHALQTKERMALEGMGSGSHQVAYGRRASPYGDDYGRARGSPSSFNSSSSSPRFASDLEQARPQTTGEEELQLQLALAMSREEAEKKPLPPISSTDEERQLQLALALSKEEHEKEVRAWQGENSLMQRAVEETVQGREEEEEEDKMKKSQSSILELADIFGPAPAPSSHTSADPWDMSDMKPKAEPAASAWAGAADPWVPVPAAGGEPLSQASASSQQTSAGPWDFPPSTTAASDPWGKAPLSSGFPPADPWVTASPPTQVSGSTPAADPWGAVAEQPPNPEPDPFGDLFPSTRQDGAKSFDLASLADSLPESGKERKDCKTPEAFLGPAASSLVNLDSLVAPAPASKTRNPFLSGLSTPSPTNPFSLAEQPKPTLNQMRTSSPVPSLPAGLPANSMTYSASLPLPLSSVPAATAALPASASAFPQAGAFPELPSNLPQPLLPLSGPPAPPGGLNPFL; this is encoded by the exons ATGACGACCTCGGCGCTGCGCCGGCAGGTGAAAAACATTGTGCACAACTACTCGGAGGCAGAGATCAAGGTGCGGGAGGCCACCTCCAATgatccctggggaccccccagctcctTGATGTCGGAGATCGCCGACCTCACCTTCAACACGGTGGCCTTCGCCGAGGTCATGGGCATGATCTGGCGGCGGCTGAACGACAGCGGCAAGAACTGGCGTCACGTCTACAAAGCCCTCACCCTCCTGGACTACCTCATCAAAACCGGCTCTGAGAAGGTGACCCACCAATGCCGGGAGAACCTCTACACTATCCAGACGCTGAAGGATTTCCAGTATGTGGACCGGGACGGCAAGGACCAGGGCATCAACATCCGAGAGAAGGTGAAGCAGGTGATGGCACTGCTGAAGGACGAGGAGAGGCTGAAGCAGGAGCGGGCACACGCGCTGCAGACCAAGGAGCGCATGGCCCTCGAGGGCATGGGCAGCGGCAGCCACCAGGTCGCCTACGGCCGCCGCGCATCGCCCTACGGCGACGACTATGGCCGGGCGCGGGGCTCACCCTCCTCCTTTAACT CATCATCCTCATCCCCACGGTTCGCCTCCGACCTGGAGCAAGCGAGGCCCCAGACAACGGGCgaggaggagctgcagctgcagcttgcGCTGGCCATGAGtcgggaggaggcagagaag AAGCCACTTCCTCCAATTTCCAGTACAGATGAAGAAAGGCAATTGCAGCTAGCGCTTGCGCTGAGCAAAGAGGAGCACGAGAAG GAGGTGAGGGCTTGGCAAGGGGAGAACTCCCTGATGCAGAGAGCTGTGGAGGAGACTGtccagggcagggaggaagaggaggaagaagacaagATGAAGAAAAGCCAG TCCTCTATCCTGGAGCTGGCAGATATATTCGGACCGGCGCCAGCCCCCTCCAGCCACACGTCTGCTGACCCATGGGATATGTCAG ATATGAAACCCAAAGCGGAGCCGGCAGCCTCTGCCTGGGCTGGTGCAGCTGACCCCTGGGTGCCAGTCCCAGCTGCTGGCGGGGAGCCCCTCTCCCAGGCGAGCGCCTCATCCCAGCAAACCTCCGCTGGGCCCTGGGATTTCCCCCCCAGCACCACTGCAGCCTCTGACCCTTGGGGAAAGGCGCCTTTGTCTTCTGGCTTCCCTCCTGCGGACCCCTGGGTGACGgcatccccccccacccaggtCTCTGGTTCTACGCCAGCTGCCGACCCTTGGGGCGCTGTGGCAGAGCAACCTCCTAACCCTG AGCCGGACCCCTTTGGCGACCTGttccccagcaccaggcaggacGGGGCGAAGAGCTTCGACCTTGCCAGCCTGGCTGACTCCCTGCCCGAATCCGGCAAGGAGCGGAAGGACTGTAAAACCCCCGAGGCCTtcctcggccccgccgcctcctccctgGTCAACCTGGACTCCCTGGTTGCGCCTGCACCGGCCTCCAAGACGCGCAACCCCTTTCTCTCGG GTCTGAGCACGCCGTCCCCCACCAACCCCTTCAGCCTCGCTGAGCAGCCCAAGCCGACGCTCAACCAGATGCGGACCAGCTCGCCGGTGCCCAGTCTGCCCGCAGGCCTCCCTGCTAACTCCATGACCTACAGCGcgtccctgcctctgcccctcaGCAGCgtccccgccgccaccgccgccctccccgcctcTGCCAGTGCCTTCCCCCAGGCCGGCGCCTTCCCCGAACTCCCCAGCAACTTGCCGCAGCCTTTACTGCCGCtgagcggccccccggccccaccgggGGGGCTCAACCCCTTCCTCTGA
- the EPN3 gene encoding epsin-3 isoform X2 — MTTSALRRQVKNIVHNYSEAEIKVREATSNDPWGPPSSLMSEIADLTFNTVAFAEVMGMIWRRLNDSGKNWRHVYKALTLLDYLIKTGSEKVTHQCRENLYTIQTLKDFQYVDRDGKDQGINIREKVKQVMALLKDEERLKQERAHALQTKERMALEGMGSGSHQVAYGRRASPYGDDYGRARGSPSSFNSSSSSPRFASDLEQARPQTTGEEELQLQLALAMSREEAEKEVRAWQGENSLMQRAVEETVQGREEEEEEDKMKKSQSSILELADIFGPAPAPSSHTSADPWDMSDMKPKAEPAASAWAGAADPWVPVPAAGGEPLSQASASSQQTSAGPWDFPPSTTAASDPWGKAPLSSGFPPADPWVTASPPTQVSGSTPAADPWGAVAEQPPNPAPGGDAFDLFAKPPEPAEPPEQEPSQPPSSAKSNSPVEPDPFGDLFPSTRQDGAKSFDLASLADSLPESGKERKDCKTPEAFLGPAASSLVNLDSLVAPAPASKTRNPFLSGLSTPSPTNPFSLAEQPKPTLNQMRTSSPVPSLPAGLPANSMTYSASLPLPLSSVPAATAALPASASAFPQAGAFPELPSNLPQPLLPLSGPPAPPGGLNPFL; from the exons ATGACGACCTCGGCGCTGCGCCGGCAGGTGAAAAACATTGTGCACAACTACTCGGAGGCAGAGATCAAGGTGCGGGAGGCCACCTCCAATgatccctggggaccccccagctcctTGATGTCGGAGATCGCCGACCTCACCTTCAACACGGTGGCCTTCGCCGAGGTCATGGGCATGATCTGGCGGCGGCTGAACGACAGCGGCAAGAACTGGCGTCACGTCTACAAAGCCCTCACCCTCCTGGACTACCTCATCAAAACCGGCTCTGAGAAGGTGACCCACCAATGCCGGGAGAACCTCTACACTATCCAGACGCTGAAGGATTTCCAGTATGTGGACCGGGACGGCAAGGACCAGGGCATCAACATCCGAGAGAAGGTGAAGCAGGTGATGGCACTGCTGAAGGACGAGGAGAGGCTGAAGCAGGAGCGGGCACACGCGCTGCAGACCAAGGAGCGCATGGCCCTCGAGGGCATGGGCAGCGGCAGCCACCAGGTCGCCTACGGCCGCCGCGCATCGCCCTACGGCGACGACTATGGCCGGGCGCGGGGCTCACCCTCCTCCTTTAACT CATCATCCTCATCCCCACGGTTCGCCTCCGACCTGGAGCAAGCGAGGCCCCAGACAACGGGCgaggaggagctgcagctgcagcttgcGCTGGCCATGAGtcgggaggaggcagagaag GAGGTGAGGGCTTGGCAAGGGGAGAACTCCCTGATGCAGAGAGCTGTGGAGGAGACTGtccagggcagggaggaagaggaggaagaagacaagATGAAGAAAAGCCAG TCCTCTATCCTGGAGCTGGCAGATATATTCGGACCGGCGCCAGCCCCCTCCAGCCACACGTCTGCTGACCCATGGGATATGTCAG ATATGAAACCCAAAGCGGAGCCGGCAGCCTCTGCCTGGGCTGGTGCAGCTGACCCCTGGGTGCCAGTCCCAGCTGCTGGCGGGGAGCCCCTCTCCCAGGCGAGCGCCTCATCCCAGCAAACCTCCGCTGGGCCCTGGGATTTCCCCCCCAGCACCACTGCAGCCTCTGACCCTTGGGGAAAGGCGCCTTTGTCTTCTGGCTTCCCTCCTGCGGACCCCTGGGTGACGgcatccccccccacccaggtCTCTGGTTCTACGCCAGCTGCCGACCCTTGGGGCGCTGTGGCAGAGCAACCTCCTAACCCTG CTCCAGGGGGGGACGCTTTCGACCTGTTTGCAAAGCCGCCCGAGCCAGCCGAGCCACCGGAGCAGGAGCCCTCGCAGCCACCCTCCTCTGCCAAGTCCAACAGCCCCGTGG AGCCGGACCCCTTTGGCGACCTGttccccagcaccaggcaggacGGGGCGAAGAGCTTCGACCTTGCCAGCCTGGCTGACTCCCTGCCCGAATCCGGCAAGGAGCGGAAGGACTGTAAAACCCCCGAGGCCTtcctcggccccgccgcctcctccctgGTCAACCTGGACTCCCTGGTTGCGCCTGCACCGGCCTCCAAGACGCGCAACCCCTTTCTCTCGG GTCTGAGCACGCCGTCCCCCACCAACCCCTTCAGCCTCGCTGAGCAGCCCAAGCCGACGCTCAACCAGATGCGGACCAGCTCGCCGGTGCCCAGTCTGCCCGCAGGCCTCCCTGCTAACTCCATGACCTACAGCGcgtccctgcctctgcccctcaGCAGCgtccccgccgccaccgccgccctccccgcctcTGCCAGTGCCTTCCCCCAGGCCGGCGCCTTCCCCGAACTCCCCAGCAACTTGCCGCAGCCTTTACTGCCGCtgagcggccccccggccccaccgggGGGGCTCAACCCCTTCCTCTGA